The following coding sequences are from one Granulicella arctica window:
- a CDS encoding ABC transporter permease, with the protein MQTILQDFRFALRQLRRAPALALTAVLTLALGIGANTAIFSLLDQALLRSLPVRDPQQLVVLEGTGKAWQGHTSSHGGDADAYFSYPMYRDLREQNRAFQGLIATSPAGLDVTWQGSAQFADGEVVSGDYFSVLGARAYEGRLLSAADDTAPGANPVAVLSFDFWQSHLGSASGLIGKSLSLNGYPFEVIGIAAPGFHSAVWGQTPGVFVPMSMLEQVIPGQGRRLTNHKDRWMNILGRLRDGESMAQAQTSVAPLWYALRADELKALGHQSPHFVADFLTNSRLRVLPGARGFSYSRDALQKPLLVVMGMAILVLLISSVNVASLLLVRSAGRVREFSLRTALGASDRRMMGQLVLEGLLIGVLGGGAGLLLAPAALRVLVHSLSEADGTSIFSAALDGRVLLFNFGIALLVSLCFSMAPALQLRRLNLTTALRESSSTGSGGMLVLRRMIVCLQIGLSVLLLVGAGLFVRTMQKLRAVDVGFNTGHVLSFNIHPNLAGYSAMKMPALQQRIADSLGAIPGVEGVAATDDPLLSGSTQGGNISVDGYTPATDDEMDVEKSAVNPAYFLTMQIPLLAGRQFNVSDNAAGPKVAVVNESFARRYFGRAQNALGHRLMDGASSKPVFDTEIVGVVRDSKHSGIRDQPEPTLYMPFDQSLSHAVRETYFYVRTAGASANSVTAVRHAMQQVDADLAVDEMNTMDQLIDEVLRDDRTVTLLAVSFGVLATVLAGIGLYGVLAYATTQRTREIGIRMALGAQRLVVMRLVVGDMAKVAGVAVLIALPVAVGLSRLLRSQLFGVSSSDPATLVGCLAVTAVMVLIASAVPALRAAKVEPTEALRIE; encoded by the coding sequence ATGCAGACCATTCTTCAAGATTTTCGCTTTGCTCTTCGACAGCTTCGCCGAGCACCTGCACTTGCGTTGACGGCGGTGCTTACGCTGGCGCTGGGAATCGGCGCCAATACGGCAATCTTCTCGCTGCTGGACCAGGCGCTTCTCCGTTCGCTGCCGGTTCGCGATCCGCAGCAGCTTGTGGTGCTGGAAGGTACGGGCAAGGCGTGGCAAGGGCATACGAGCAGCCATGGTGGCGATGCGGACGCATATTTTTCCTATCCGATGTACCGCGATCTTCGCGAGCAGAACCGTGCGTTCCAAGGACTTATTGCGACTTCGCCAGCGGGGCTTGATGTGACCTGGCAGGGTAGCGCACAGTTTGCGGATGGAGAGGTGGTGAGTGGGGACTATTTCAGCGTGCTTGGAGCGCGGGCGTACGAGGGCCGGTTGTTGAGTGCGGCTGATGATACGGCTCCCGGAGCAAATCCGGTGGCTGTGCTCTCCTTCGATTTCTGGCAGAGTCATCTGGGATCAGCCTCAGGGCTGATCGGTAAGAGTCTGTCTCTCAATGGATATCCGTTTGAGGTGATCGGCATAGCGGCGCCGGGGTTTCACAGCGCGGTGTGGGGGCAGACTCCCGGGGTGTTTGTGCCGATGTCGATGCTGGAGCAGGTAATTCCAGGGCAGGGCCGACGCCTGACCAATCACAAAGATCGTTGGATGAACATCCTGGGACGGTTGCGCGATGGCGAGTCTATGGCACAGGCGCAGACTTCTGTGGCGCCGCTTTGGTATGCGTTGCGAGCAGACGAGTTGAAGGCGCTCGGCCACCAGTCGCCACATTTTGTTGCGGATTTTCTGACGAACAGCCGACTGCGTGTTCTACCGGGCGCGCGTGGGTTTTCTTATAGCCGAGATGCTCTGCAGAAGCCGCTGCTGGTGGTGATGGGCATGGCGATATTAGTCCTGCTGATCTCTTCAGTGAATGTCGCCAGCTTATTGCTGGTGCGGTCGGCTGGGAGAGTACGTGAGTTCTCGCTACGAACAGCGCTTGGTGCAAGCGATCGGCGCATGATGGGGCAGCTCGTACTTGAGGGTTTGCTGATCGGCGTACTGGGCGGCGGCGCGGGTCTGCTGCTTGCGCCTGCTGCGTTGCGCGTGCTGGTTCATAGTCTTTCGGAGGCTGATGGGACGAGCATCTTTTCAGCGGCGCTCGACGGACGGGTGTTGCTCTTCAACTTCGGGATTGCCTTGCTCGTGAGCCTCTGCTTTAGCATGGCTCCTGCACTGCAGCTCCGTCGCTTGAACCTGACGACGGCTCTCAGGGAGAGCAGCTCGACTGGCTCTGGTGGCATGCTGGTCCTCCGAAGGATGATCGTATGCCTGCAGATTGGCCTGAGCGTACTGCTGCTGGTCGGAGCAGGCTTGTTCGTAAGGACGATGCAGAAATTGCGTGCGGTCGATGTGGGCTTCAATACGGGCCATGTTCTCAGCTTCAACATCCACCCAAACCTTGCCGGCTATAGCGCGATGAAGATGCCGGCGCTGCAACAGCGCATTGCGGATTCGCTTGGCGCGATTCCGGGAGTGGAAGGCGTTGCGGCGACGGACGACCCGCTGCTGTCGGGCTCAACGCAGGGTGGAAACATCTCCGTCGATGGGTATACTCCGGCGACGGATGACGAGATGGATGTCGAAAAGAGCGCTGTAAATCCGGCCTACTTCTTGACGATGCAGATTCCGCTTCTTGCGGGGCGGCAGTTTAACGTGTCGGACAACGCGGCAGGTCCGAAGGTTGCTGTGGTCAATGAAAGTTTTGCGCGACGCTACTTTGGCAGGGCACAGAATGCATTGGGTCACCGTCTGATGGACGGCGCTTCGTCGAAGCCTGTCTTCGACACGGAGATCGTTGGCGTGGTTCGTGATTCGAAGCACTCCGGCATCCGTGACCAGCCGGAGCCCACGCTGTACATGCCGTTCGATCAGTCGCTCTCTCATGCTGTGCGTGAAACGTATTTTTACGTGAGAACAGCGGGTGCATCGGCAAACAGTGTGACGGCGGTCCGCCACGCGATGCAGCAGGTTGATGCTGACCTGGCGGTGGATGAGATGAACACCATGGACCAACTGATCGACGAGGTATTACGAGACGATCGCACCGTTACACTGCTTGCCGTGTCATTCGGGGTCTTGGCAACGGTGCTGGCCGGCATTGGTTTGTATGGTGTTCTTGCGTATGCGACGACGCAGCGCACACGAGAGATTGGCATACGCATGGCGCTTGGGGCGCAACGGCTTGTTGTGATGCGGCTTGTGGTGGGTGACATGGCGAAGGTAGCGGGTGTGGCGGTGCTCATTGCGTTACCGGTTGCCGTAGGGCTTTCGCGTCTGCTGCGAAGCCAGTTGTTCGGCGTGTCGTCTTCTGATCCTGCGACGCTTGTGGGATGTTTAGCCGTTACCGCAGTGATGGTGTTGATAGCCTCCGCTGTTCCGGCTTTGCGAGCTGCGAAGGTCGAGCCAACTGAAGCACTGAGGATCGAGTAA
- a CDS encoding ABC transporter ATP-binding protein — protein sequence MSQMIISIEGMTKVFYTDEIETHALSGVHLEISRGEYVAMSGPSGCGKSTLLSIIGLLDTPTTGRYMLNGKEVANLNFGDRSRIRNQEIGFIFQSFNLIGDLTVAENVELPLTYRAGMPSAERKKRVQESLERVNMAHRMRHYPAQLSGGQQQRVAVARALAGSPSILLADEPTGNLDSKNGEAVMKLLKELHEEGSTICMVTHDPRFAAHAERQVHLFDGKVVAEGELQHLMAEI from the coding sequence ATGAGCCAGATGATTATTTCGATTGAAGGAATGACGAAGGTCTTCTACACGGACGAGATTGAGACGCATGCGCTTTCGGGGGTTCACCTGGAGATCTCACGGGGTGAATACGTGGCTATGTCGGGGCCTTCGGGCTGCGGTAAATCGACACTGCTGTCCATCATCGGGCTGCTGGATACACCCACTACGGGGAGGTACATGCTGAACGGGAAGGAGGTTGCGAATCTGAACTTTGGGGATCGCTCGCGGATTCGTAATCAGGAGATCGGATTTATCTTCCAGAGCTTTAATCTGATTGGCGATCTCACGGTGGCGGAGAACGTGGAGCTTCCGTTGACTTACCGAGCAGGCATGCCTTCCGCTGAGCGCAAGAAGCGAGTGCAGGAGTCGCTTGAGCGAGTGAATATGGCGCACCGGATGCGGCACTATCCGGCGCAGCTTTCAGGTGGTCAGCAGCAGAGGGTTGCGGTGGCGAGGGCACTGGCAGGATCGCCATCGATCCTGCTTGCGGACGAGCCTACGGGCAACCTTGATTCTAAGAATGGTGAGGCCGTGATGAAGCTGCTGAAGGAGCTTCACGAAGAAGGCTCGACGATTTGCATGGTGACGCACGATCCACGATTTGCGGCGCATGCGGAGCGACAGGTGCACCTCTTCGACGGCAAGGTTGTGGCTGAAGGTGAGTTGCAGCATTTGATGGCTGAGATTTAG
- a CDS encoding efflux RND transporter periplasmic adaptor subunit, whose amino-acid sequence MDISRPDIKRKKLRQQLIFGVCGVLALCGVGFVVSRLKPASPEVDRATIWTDTVKRGPLLRQVRGPGSLVPREDKIRLIPAETEATVVRIRVLPGAKVQPDTLLMDLVDPTVQQELLDAQLQLKGAEADLTNTRAKLQSDLMTQKAAAATVGADHHQAQLQAQTDKSLFDLGVISGLTYSASKGKADELTTRNNLEGERLTLNEKAIATQMAVQQTKVDQAKALLGLKQKQLDALSVRAGISGTLVDLPLQVGEHVAPGTTLAKVVQTDQLKASLKIAETQARDIQIGQPAEIDTHNGVIDGKVTRIDPAVVAGTVTVDVELAGALPQGARPDLSVDGTIDLDRMADVVFVGRPAFGNENSTINLFKLAADGKTAVRVPVKVGRASVNSIQVLEGLQAGDMVILSDMSRWDSTDKIRLE is encoded by the coding sequence ATGGATATTTCTAGACCTGATATCAAGCGTAAAAAGTTGCGGCAGCAGTTGATTTTTGGGGTCTGCGGAGTGCTTGCCCTGTGCGGCGTCGGCTTTGTAGTGAGTCGGCTGAAGCCTGCGTCGCCAGAGGTGGACCGAGCGACGATCTGGACGGATACGGTAAAGCGAGGGCCCCTGCTGCGGCAGGTGCGAGGGCCGGGCTCGCTGGTTCCGCGTGAGGACAAGATTCGGTTGATCCCGGCGGAGACAGAGGCGACCGTGGTGCGGATACGGGTGCTCCCCGGTGCGAAGGTGCAGCCAGATACGCTGCTGATGGACCTCGTCGACCCGACCGTGCAGCAGGAGTTGCTGGATGCGCAGTTGCAGTTGAAGGGTGCCGAAGCTGACCTCACCAACACGCGAGCAAAGTTGCAGAGCGACCTAATGACGCAGAAGGCTGCTGCGGCTACGGTGGGTGCGGATCATCACCAGGCGCAGTTGCAGGCGCAGACGGACAAGTCGCTGTTTGATCTTGGGGTGATCAGCGGACTGACGTATAGCGCCTCCAAGGGCAAGGCGGATGAGTTGACGACGCGGAACAATCTTGAGGGTGAGCGGTTGACGCTGAACGAGAAGGCAATTGCCACTCAGATGGCGGTGCAACAGACAAAGGTGGATCAGGCCAAGGCTCTCCTGGGGTTGAAGCAGAAGCAACTGGATGCGCTTAGTGTTCGGGCCGGAATCAGTGGAACACTGGTGGACCTGCCGCTCCAGGTGGGAGAGCATGTAGCGCCTGGTACGACGCTGGCGAAGGTGGTGCAGACGGACCAGTTGAAGGCGAGCTTGAAGATTGCAGAGACGCAGGCGCGGGATATCCAGATTGGCCAGCCAGCGGAGATCGATACGCATAACGGTGTAATTGACGGGAAGGTGACGCGTATCGATCCAGCGGTTGTAGCTGGAACGGTGACGGTGGACGTTGAACTTGCCGGAGCATTGCCGCAGGGTGCACGACCGGACCTGAGTGTGGATGGAACGATCGATCTCGACCGGATGGCGGATGTGGTGTTTGTTGGACGGCCTGCATTCGGAAATGAGAACAGCACGATTAACCTCTTCAAGCTGGCGGCCGATGGCAAGACCGCAGTAAGGGTTCCGGTGAAGGTCGGACGGGCTTCGGTGAACAGCATCCAGGTGCTGGAGGGTCTGCAGGCCGGGGACATGGTGATTCTTTCGGACATGAGTCGATGGGACAGTACGGACAAGATTCGGTTGGAGTGA
- a CDS encoding ABC transporter permease: MGSFSRLFQRMGAVFQRRSLDQSLEAEIASHLEFAIEENLAKGMSPGEARRQAMLRFGGVERAKEEQRVERGLPQIEILAQDLRYSLRTLVRDRGFTVIAVLILGLGIAANIVVFSVVNTILLRPLPFTAPEQLVRVGSVDPKGGMSSATYSADAFDQFQHQNRSFQEVTGYFGFSGSDNFKLTGYGEPVPLSGLPVVENFFHMFGVQPLYGRLFTAEECRKNGPAAVLLSYSFWKRQFSSNRSIVGSAISLNGVPVTVVGVLPETFDFGSVFAPGTKIDAFVPSVLDDIRDDGNTIAIFGRLKPGVTLAEAQSEADVLFPKLYFRLTVANSSGGYTGTLTGLKEFVSGKLRRSLVVLWSAVGLILLIVCVNLSNLLLARAATRSKEFALRKALGAGAGRLVRQTLTESLVLSSGGALLGLVLAWAMITWLAHQGSIALPLLSSLRIDGSVLGWTLGITLLSAVLFGLLPGLRISGTSLMEALNSTGRGGSEARGQDRLRSMLVVSEISLACVLLVGAGLLLRSFLHILDVDMGFRADSAATIKLDFDAIRLDSAGNTSPADRTAFFRDVIGRVQQIPGVEMAGVSDNLPLDRNRSWGIRAKGHEYRKGELQATFVYIVTPGYLRTAGIRLVEGRDFTWSDTATSEKGVIINETVARKLWPGEDPIGRAAQTGSNEKVVIGVVADVRESSAEREPGWQMYLPTSQESPDGAQLVIRSKLPVATLTPSVMAVLRSLNPAQPRVELRPMQELVDRASSPRRFFVLLVAAFAGLGLLLATLGIYGIISYSVTRQTQEIGIRMALGATLGRVQLDVISRTLRLALIGITVGTVASFLTSRLIASLLFGTSASDPLTFAAMIVLLGVVSLLAGYVPARRASRIDPMQALRNT; encoded by the coding sequence ATGGGATCCTTCAGCCGTCTGTTCCAGCGTATGGGTGCGGTCTTTCAAAGGCGTTCGCTCGACCAGAGCCTTGAGGCTGAGATCGCGAGCCATCTTGAGTTTGCGATTGAGGAGAATCTTGCGAAAGGTATGTCTCCGGGTGAGGCGCGTCGTCAGGCGATGTTGCGGTTTGGCGGCGTGGAGCGGGCGAAGGAGGAGCAAAGGGTAGAGCGCGGATTGCCGCAGATTGAGATCCTGGCGCAGGATCTCCGCTACTCGCTGCGGACGCTGGTCCGGGATCGTGGGTTTACGGTGATTGCAGTGCTGATTCTGGGGCTGGGGATTGCGGCGAATATTGTCGTCTTCAGTGTGGTGAATACAATCCTGCTGCGCCCGCTACCGTTTACTGCGCCCGAACAACTGGTGCGGGTGGGTAGTGTCGATCCGAAGGGTGGGATGTCGAGCGCTACGTATTCAGCGGATGCGTTCGACCAGTTTCAGCATCAGAACCGTTCGTTCCAAGAGGTGACCGGGTATTTTGGATTCTCGGGAAGCGACAACTTCAAGCTGACAGGCTATGGGGAGCCGGTGCCACTTTCAGGGCTGCCGGTGGTGGAGAACTTCTTCCACATGTTCGGGGTGCAGCCTCTCTATGGACGCCTGTTTACGGCGGAAGAGTGCCGGAAGAATGGACCCGCGGCGGTACTGCTCTCCTATTCATTCTGGAAGCGGCAGTTCTCGTCGAACCGGTCGATTGTTGGGAGCGCTATCAGCCTGAACGGAGTGCCGGTTACGGTAGTAGGTGTGTTGCCGGAGACGTTTGATTTTGGTTCGGTGTTTGCGCCGGGCACAAAGATTGATGCGTTTGTGCCGTCGGTGCTGGATGACATTCGGGATGATGGGAATACGATCGCGATCTTCGGCCGGCTGAAGCCGGGGGTGACGCTGGCGGAGGCGCAGAGCGAAGCCGATGTTCTGTTTCCGAAGCTGTACTTCCGGTTGACGGTTGCGAACTCCTCGGGTGGGTATACGGGAACGTTGACGGGATTGAAGGAGTTTGTGAGCGGCAAGCTGCGTCGTTCTTTGGTAGTTCTCTGGTCAGCTGTAGGACTGATCCTGCTGATCGTATGCGTGAACCTTTCAAACCTCCTATTGGCTCGCGCGGCAACGCGGAGTAAGGAGTTTGCGTTGCGGAAGGCACTGGGGGCCGGCGCTGGTCGGCTGGTGCGGCAGACGCTGACGGAGAGCCTTGTGCTTTCGAGTGGAGGAGCGCTGCTGGGACTGGTGTTGGCGTGGGCGATGATCACGTGGCTGGCACACCAGGGGTCGATTGCGCTGCCGCTTCTGAGTAGTCTACGGATCGATGGATCGGTGCTGGGGTGGACTCTTGGGATCACACTGCTGTCGGCGGTTCTGTTTGGATTGCTGCCGGGCCTGAGGATCTCTGGCACGAGTTTGATGGAGGCGCTGAACAGTACCGGTCGAGGCGGGAGTGAGGCACGCGGTCAGGATCGGCTGCGGTCGATGCTGGTGGTATCGGAGATTTCGCTGGCGTGCGTGCTGCTTGTAGGGGCGGGGCTGCTGCTGCGGAGCTTCCTGCATATTCTTGACGTTGATATGGGATTTCGGGCGGACAGCGCCGCGACGATCAAGTTGGACTTCGATGCGATTCGGTTGGATAGTGCGGGGAACACTTCGCCGGCAGACCGTACTGCCTTCTTTCGCGATGTGATTGGCCGCGTGCAACAGATTCCGGGTGTCGAGATGGCGGGTGTCTCGGATAACCTTCCATTGGATCGGAATCGAAGCTGGGGTATTCGCGCGAAGGGCCACGAGTATCGCAAGGGTGAGCTGCAGGCAACGTTCGTTTATATCGTCACGCCGGGTTACTTGAGGACGGCTGGAATACGGCTTGTGGAGGGGCGTGACTTTACGTGGAGCGATACGGCGACCTCGGAGAAGGGCGTCATCATCAACGAGACGGTGGCGCGGAAACTTTGGCCGGGGGAGGACCCGATTGGCCGTGCGGCGCAGACCGGTAGTAATGAGAAGGTTGTGATCGGAGTGGTGGCGGATGTTCGCGAGAGTAGTGCGGAGCGGGAACCGGGCTGGCAGATGTACCTGCCGACATCGCAGGAGAGTCCTGATGGGGCGCAGTTAGTGATCCGTTCGAAGCTGCCTGTGGCTACGCTGACGCCGAGTGTGATGGCGGTGCTGCGATCATTGAATCCCGCACAGCCGCGAGTGGAACTCCGACCGATGCAGGAGTTAGTCGATCGGGCCAGTTCGCCACGGCGCTTCTTTGTGTTGCTGGTGGCAGCGTTCGCCGGCCTGGGACTGCTGCTGGCTACACTGGGGATCTACGGGATCATCTCCTATTCCGTAACACGGCAGACGCAGGAGATCGGGATTCGCATGGCGTTGGGTGCGACGCTTGGACGGGTGCAGTTGGATGTGATCTCTCGGACGCTGCGGCTAGCGCTAATCGGGATCACTGTGGGGACAGTAGCTTCGTTTCTCACATCCCGGCTTATCGCTTCGCTGCTGTTTGGGACGAGTGCAAGTGACCCATTGACCTTTGCGGCGATGATTGTGCTGCTTGGCGTTGTGTCGCTGCTCGCTGGGTACGTTCCGGCGCGGCGTGCTTCACGGATCGATCCTATGCAGGCGCTTCGTAACACTTAG
- a CDS encoding PadR family transcriptional regulator — MAETKLDLLQGTLDLMVLQTLATMGDLHGYGIARRIEQVSGEEILLNQGTIYAALVRLQQRGRIAAEWGTSDNNRKAKFYSITKSGHKQMAIDVAYWRRLAGVMGRVLAMQAEGGE; from the coding sequence GTGGCTGAGACCAAGCTTGATTTATTGCAAGGGACTTTGGACTTAATGGTGTTGCAGACGCTGGCGACGATGGGCGATCTGCATGGCTACGGGATCGCACGGCGGATCGAACAGGTAAGCGGGGAAGAGATCCTGCTGAACCAGGGAACAATTTATGCGGCGCTGGTGCGGTTGCAGCAGCGAGGACGGATCGCTGCGGAGTGGGGAACGTCGGATAACAATCGCAAAGCGAAGTTCTACTCGATCACGAAGAGCGGGCACAAGCAGATGGCCATTGACGTCGCGTACTGGCGCCGACTTGCCGGGGTGATGGGGCGAGTGCTGGCGATGCAAGCGGAAGGTGGCGAGTGA
- a CDS encoding ABC transporter permease — translation MKSLRAWLMRVAGMFSREQRRAGFDLELQNHIELQVEENLRAGMGAFEARRAALMKLGGLEKTRQAYSERGTVPFLETLMQDLRFAGRQLRKNPGFSVLAVLMLMVGVAASTAIFAFVDAALLKPLPYPKPDRLVEVTESVSFMPRANLSYLDYLDWKRMNREFQSMEAFRPTAYLLKTASGTEPVPGEMVSDGFFRTLGVAPLLGRDFYAGEDLPSGPMSVMLSFPAWQKYYGGRKSVVGEAVSLNGIPYTIVGVMPKTFEFAPRNNAEFWTALHATDSCSLRRSCHNLTGIARLNDGVSVATARANIITIAEELEREYPVTNRGQGVSVMSLSEAIVGDIRPILLTLLAGAGLLLLIACVNVSSLLLVRSESRKREIAVRGALGASPWRLKRQFITEGLILALIGSGLGMAVAYGLARVLVQLVSRDMIIHMPYLEGMGLNLRVFGFIMTVFLIAAVLFSLTPMSRLSSVEMREGLTEGARGSSGRGWRRLGANLVILELAVAVVLLVCAGLLGKSFYHLLHVDLNFEPQHLATAMVVLPDAVYAKDAQIVAVRREIVRRVGNLPGVTSASATTVIPTSCNCNTDWIRFVGRPYDGKHIEVNQRDVSAGYFTTLQTKLVRGRFFIEDEDAGKPLVAIINKAFAKKYFGNEDPVGKRMGDTELTPKSIKEIVGVVDDLREASLDAEIVPAVYYPIDQNTDSQFALVVRSKQDVNTLLPVLAPTIHAIDPGVGVVEEETMTQYISDSQSAYLHRSSAWMVTGFAGLALLLSTLGLYGVIAYSVSQREREIGVRMALGAQRSAVYRLILGEAGRLAGWGIAAGVVCSVGAAMLLRSLLFGVQAWDAGTLATVALLLGTSAMFAAYVPARRAASISPQEALRSE, via the coding sequence ATGAAGAGCTTGCGGGCGTGGTTGATGCGTGTGGCTGGAATGTTCTCGCGGGAGCAACGGAGAGCCGGGTTTGATCTTGAATTGCAGAACCATATTGAGTTGCAGGTTGAGGAGAATCTGCGTGCTGGCATGGGGGCTTTCGAGGCGCGACGAGCGGCCTTGATGAAGTTGGGAGGACTTGAGAAAACGCGGCAGGCTTATAGCGAGCGGGGGACCGTACCGTTTCTAGAGACGCTGATGCAGGACCTGCGATTCGCGGGGAGGCAGCTTCGGAAGAACCCGGGATTTTCCGTTCTTGCGGTGTTGATGCTGATGGTAGGGGTTGCGGCGAGTACGGCGATCTTTGCGTTTGTGGACGCGGCATTGTTGAAGCCGCTGCCGTACCCGAAGCCTGATCGGTTGGTGGAGGTGACGGAGAGCGTGTCGTTCATGCCGCGAGCGAATCTCTCATATCTCGACTATCTGGACTGGAAACGGATGAACCGGGAGTTCCAGTCGATGGAGGCGTTTCGGCCCACTGCCTACTTGCTGAAGACTGCTTCGGGTACAGAGCCGGTACCGGGTGAGATGGTGTCGGACGGATTCTTTCGAACGCTTGGCGTGGCTCCGCTACTCGGCCGCGATTTTTATGCGGGAGAAGATCTTCCGAGTGGGCCTATGAGCGTGATGCTGAGTTTTCCGGCATGGCAAAAATATTACGGCGGACGGAAGAGTGTGGTTGGGGAAGCTGTTTCCTTGAACGGTATTCCGTACACCATTGTTGGCGTGATGCCGAAGACGTTTGAGTTTGCACCTCGCAACAATGCGGAGTTCTGGACGGCGCTGCACGCTACCGATTCCTGCTCGCTGAGGCGGAGCTGTCATAACCTGACGGGAATTGCCCGGCTGAACGATGGTGTTTCGGTGGCGACGGCGCGGGCGAACATCATCACGATTGCAGAGGAGTTGGAGCGAGAGTATCCGGTGACCAATCGTGGTCAGGGAGTGAGCGTGATGTCGCTCTCGGAGGCGATTGTTGGGGACATCCGCCCAATCCTGCTGACTCTGCTTGCTGGCGCGGGGCTGCTGCTGCTGATCGCGTGCGTGAATGTATCGAGCCTGCTGCTGGTGCGGTCGGAGAGCCGGAAGCGGGAGATCGCGGTGCGCGGTGCGCTTGGGGCTTCGCCCTGGAGGCTGAAGCGGCAGTTCATTACCGAGGGCTTGATCCTGGCGTTGATTGGCAGCGGACTTGGGATGGCGGTGGCCTATGGTTTGGCGCGGGTGCTGGTGCAACTGGTATCGCGAGACATGATTATCCACATGCCGTATCTGGAGGGGATGGGGCTGAACCTGCGGGTGTTCGGATTCATCATGACTGTATTTTTGATTGCGGCGGTGCTGTTCTCACTTACTCCGATGTCGAGGCTTTCCTCTGTGGAGATGCGGGAGGGCTTGACGGAGGGGGCGCGCGGTTCGTCTGGCCGGGGCTGGCGGCGGCTTGGAGCGAACCTGGTGATTCTTGAACTGGCGGTTGCGGTGGTGCTGCTGGTGTGTGCGGGTCTGCTGGGTAAGAGCTTCTACCACCTGCTGCATGTGGACTTGAACTTTGAACCGCAGCATCTTGCGACGGCGATGGTGGTGCTGCCTGATGCGGTGTATGCGAAGGATGCGCAGATCGTTGCGGTTCGCCGCGAGATCGTGCGGCGTGTTGGAAATCTGCCGGGAGTTACTTCGGCGAGTGCTACGACTGTTATTCCGACATCGTGCAACTGTAATACGGACTGGATTCGCTTTGTTGGGCGGCCGTATGACGGCAAACATATAGAAGTGAATCAGAGGGATGTGAGCGCGGGCTACTTCACGACGCTGCAGACGAAGCTGGTGCGCGGGCGCTTCTTTATAGAGGATGAGGACGCGGGAAAGCCGCTGGTGGCCATCATCAATAAGGCTTTTGCGAAGAAGTATTTTGGGAACGAAGATCCTGTTGGAAAGAGGATGGGAGATACGGAGCTGACACCGAAGTCGATCAAGGAGATTGTCGGTGTTGTGGACGATCTGCGCGAGGCTTCGCTGGATGCTGAGATTGTGCCGGCGGTGTACTACCCCATCGACCAGAATACCGACTCTCAGTTCGCCCTGGTTGTTCGCAGCAAGCAGGATGTGAACACGCTGCTGCCTGTGCTTGCCCCGACTATTCATGCGATTGATCCGGGCGTCGGCGTGGTTGAGGAGGAGACGATGACACAGTACATCAGCGACTCGCAGTCGGCGTATCTTCACCGGTCGTCGGCGTGGATGGTTACTGGATTTGCAGGGTTGGCGCTGCTGCTGAGTACGCTTGGCCTCTACGGGGTGATTGCGTATTCGGTGAGCCAACGGGAACGGGAGATTGGGGTCCGGATGGCGCTTGGAGCACAACGGTCGGCGGTCTACAGGTTGATTCTTGGTGAGGCTGGGCGTTTGGCCGGGTGGGGAATAGCGGCCGGTGTGGTGTGTTCAGTGGGAGCGGCGATGCTGCTGCGGAGTCTGCTGTTTGGAGTGCAGGCGTGGGATGCGGGAACGCTGGCTACGGTGGCTCTACTACTTGGAACGTCGGCGATGTTCGCGGCCTATGTGCCGGCGCGCCGGGCGGCTTCGATCAGTCCGCAGGAGGCTTTGCGGTCGGAGTAG
- a CDS encoding PadR family transcriptional regulator has product MGDKADVWQGTLVLMVLKTLEILGPQHGYGIARRIEQTSGDLLSLNYGTLYPALLKMEQEGSIRSEWGLSENNRKAKIYTLTAAGRRQLKRETMSWEQTTSIVARFFEKTEDPA; this is encoded by the coding sequence ATGGGTGACAAGGCGGATGTGTGGCAGGGGACGCTGGTGTTGATGGTTCTGAAGACGCTAGAGATCCTTGGGCCGCAGCATGGATATGGAATCGCACGGCGAATTGAGCAGACTAGCGGTGATCTCCTCTCGCTGAACTATGGGACGCTGTATCCGGCCCTGCTGAAGATGGAGCAGGAGGGTTCAATTCGCTCGGAGTGGGGGTTGTCGGAGAACAACCGGAAGGCGAAGATCTATACGCTGACGGCTGCGGGGCGGCGGCAGTTGAAGCGAGAGACGATGAGTTGGGAGCAGACTACGTCGATCGTGGCGAGGTTCTTTGAGAAGACGGAGGATCCGGCATGA